One genomic window of Hydra vulgaris chromosome 03, alternate assembly HydraT2T_AEP includes the following:
- the LOC136078373 gene encoding uncharacterized protein LOC136078373, with amino-acid sequence MISSFNANLDNKIDASSFQNSCQASKAMFRELKHDELIAVDEEESINKSISTWSRDISLLPNISHNFIKKYLVNDTIHIDNCKKGANKHQTLGYRLFKESYVKNVCVKANVTASINLFIVKSNVAASMKRKQYEVFIHLCQSTGEILYSKCHCKAGAGGCCKHVAASLYQLVDYKELDIKVVPETETCTDVLQIWHVPGESSNSEAILFSNLNFEKADAFKDKNSTRKRPLVSGTRRYHSLPNCYETSTLQLQTLCKGLENLCQGTYISSIIRDNNFQACSFFISSLSTFIDNDIAEPFSKKDDRLIIITLFDNLKKVIDLSCLSTEQKAFVELHLIVDIEEAKNIEVNTVKQSESTLWYQERCKRLTASNFGIVINRWKKIYPTSILKKCLQTKNIKAGENCMWGKVNEDIAIKLYENITKSSVTQCSFFINPKCPWLGCSPDGVVSAEKVLEVKCPSSKKHLTIKEACQDKNFYLKFNDGAPKLKINHPYYYECQGVMALTETKTIDFIVYTEKSLHIETIEYDAELWNTIIFPELTDFYFKFMSSEIFKVK; translated from the coding sequence atgattagttcttttaatgctaatttagataataaaattgATGCTAGTTCTTTTCAGAACTCTTGCCAGGCATCTAAAGCTATGTTTCGGGAACTTAAGCATGATGAGCTTATTGCTGTTGACGAAGAAGAATCTATAAACAAGAGTATATCAACTTGGTCAAGAGACATTTCACTTTTACCAAATATATCTCACAATTTTATCAAGAAATATCTTGTTAATGATACTATACATATTGATAATTGTAAAAAAGGAGCCAATAAACACCAAACTCTTGGCTAtcgtttatttaaagaaagctATGTCAAAAATGTATGTGTTAAAGCGAATGTAACAGCATccataaatttgtttattgttaagtCTAATGTTGCTGCTTCTATGAAACGTAAACAATACGAAGTTTTTATACACTTGTGCCAATCTACTGGTGAAATACTTTATTCGAAATGCCATTGTAAAGCTGGTGCGGGGGGCTGTTGTAAGCATGTTGCTGCATCATTATATCAACTAGTTGATTATAAAGAGTTAGACATTAAAGTGGTCCCAGAAACAGAAACATGTACTGATGTTTTACAGATATGGCATGTACCAGGTGAATCATCCAACTCTGAagcaattttgttttcaaacttaaattttgaaaaagctgacgcttttaaagacaaaaatagtACTCGAAAAAGACCTTTAGTTTCAGGAACACGTAGATACCATTCATTACCAAATTGTTACGAAACCTCAACTTTACAACTTCAAACTCTTTGTAAAGGTTTAGAAAATCTCTGCCAGGGGACATATATATCTTCAATAATTCGTGATAATAACTTTCAGGCAtgttccttttttatttcatctctGTCAACATTTATAGACAATGATATTGCAGAAccttttagtaaaaaagatgACCGATTGATTATTATTACTctatttgacaatttaaaaaaggtgaTTGATTTAAGTTGTTTGTCTACTGAACAAAAAGCATTTGTAGAATTACATTTAATTGTTGATATTGAGGaagctaaaaatattgaagtcaATACAGTTAAACAATCTGAAAGTACATTATGGTATCAAGAAAGATGCAAACGATTGACAGCTTCAAATTTTGGTATTGTAATAAATAGGTGGAAAAAAATTTACCCtacatcaattttaaaaaaatgtttacaaacaaaaaatatcaaagcagGAGAAAACTGTATGTGGGGAAAGGTTAATGAAGATATAGCAATAAAACTATATGAAAACATAACGAAGTCAAGTGTTACTcaatgtagtttttttataaacccaAAATGCCCTTGGTTGGGTTGTAGCCCTGATGGAGTAGTTAGCGCTGAAAAAGTACTTGAAGTGAAATGTCCttcttcaaaaaaacatttaacaattaAAGAAGCGTGTcaagataaaaacttttatttgaaatttaacgATGGTGctccaaaattaaaaataaaccatCCTTATTACTATGAGTGTCAAGGCGTTATGGCACTAACAGAAACTAAAACAATTGATTTTATTGTATACACAGAAAAATCATTGCACATCGAAACAATAGAGTATGATGCGGAATTATGgaatacaattatttttccaGAGTTAacagatttttatttcaaatttatgtcatcagaaatatttaaagtaaaataa
- the LOC136078877 gene encoding uncharacterized protein LOC136078877, whose amino-acid sequence MSKSLINFNSDVQLCENSEIELCENSEIELYENSEDDSEITEGELTFNGEVELCENSEPLFSQSLTSLFSQNSISLREVEHSEVDFSSTSGGCTCCVPNCFNNSKRNKNLSFYVIPKEKVLRKLWLAKISRKDFSPSSSHRVCSAHFQGNKKTYMNNVPTIIPKTVKLTARVPRKTKNSLGLIHKTIQIPYSEELSTPVLSYEETLKQENKILKDQIEDIIKEKQALENTQKEAICKLNDKILLSQFTVERFKHNKEHFKFYTGFENFELFKVVMKFLEPEIYSLNYWGSMSTVADDLSENSSSKTRGRSRILNVEEEFFMVLIRLRCAFPIEDLAIRFNISSSTTSRILITWYDFLHIKFRSIPIWPTKKLVNETMPSCFKDVYPNTRVIIDCTEIFTVMPTSYRIQSAMFSKYKHHHTAKGLIGIAPSGAITFVSDLYAGRSSDKQITNHCGILKLLEKGDSLMADRGFDIVNDLPKGISLNIPPFLEGDFQLTLEKELETRRIASVRIHVERAIARIKNYRILQNTFPLSMAADMNKIWVIVCYLVTFLPPLIKTDSK is encoded by the coding sequence atgtcGAAAAgcctaataaattttaacagtGATGTTCAATTATGTGAAAACAGTGAGATTGAACTTTGTGAAAACAGTGAAATTGAACTTTATGAAAACAGTGAAGATGATAGTGAAATTACTGAAGGTGAACTCACTTTTAACGGAGAAGTTGAACTTTGCGAAAACAGTGAACCACTCTTTTCACAAAGTTTAACTTCACTCTTTTCACAGAATTCGATCTCACTGAGAGAAGTTGAACACAGTGAAGTTGACTTCAGTTCAACAAGTGGTGGATGTACTTGTTGTGTaccaaattgttttaataattctaagcgtaataaaaacttatcattttATGTTATACCCAAGGAAAAAGTGTTAAGAAAGTTATGGTTAGCCAAAATTAGCAGAAAAGACTTTAGTCCTTCTTCTTCACACAGAGTTTGTTCAGCACACTTTCAagggaacaaaaaaacttatatgaatAATGTTCCAACAATTATTCCAAAAACAGTTAAGCTAACTGCTCGTGTACCAAGGAAAACCAAAAATAGCCTTGGTTTAATAcataaaacaatacaaataCCTTATAGTGAAGAACTATCGACACCTGTTTTAAGCTACGAAGAAacattaaaacaagaaaataaaattcttaaagatCAAATTGAGgacattataaaagaaaaacaagcgTTAGAAAACACTCAAAAAGAAGCTATATGTAAGCTCAATGACAAAATACTTCTATCACAATTTACAGTTGAAAGGTTTAAACATAACAAAGaacatttcaaattttacacaggttttgaaaattttgaactatttaaagTAGTCATGAAGTTTTTAGAACCAGAAATATATTCACTAAATTATTGGGGTTCAATGTCTACTGTTGCTGACGATTTAAGTGAAAATTCTTCATCTAAAACAAGAGGAAGATCACGTATATTAAACGTTGAAGAGGAATTTTTCATGGTGCTAATTCGACTACGTTGCGCTTTTCCTATAGAAGATTTAGCAATACGGTTTAATATTTCATCAAGCACTACCAGTAGGATATTAATTACTTGGTATGATTTTTTGCACATAAAATTTAGATCAATTCCAATATGGCCAACAAAAAAACTAGTTAATGAAACAATGCCTAGCTGCTTTAAAGATGTATACCCTAATACTCGTGTAATTATAGACTGTACTGAAATATTTACTGTGATGCCAACTAGCTATCGCATTCAATCAGCtatgttttcaaaatataaacatcaTCACACAGCAAAGGGTTTGATTGGTATTGCACCGAGTGGTGCCATTACATTTGTATCTGATTTATATGCTGGAAGATCAAGTGATAAACAGATAACAAATCACTGTGGCatactaaaattattagaaaaaggTGATAGCCTGATGGCTGATAGAGGTTTCGATATCGTAAATGACTTACCAAAAGGAATTAGTCTCAACATACCACCATTTCTTGAAGGCGATTTTCAACTTACATtggaaaaagaattagaaaCAAGACGAATTGCATCTGTGCGAATTCATGTCGAACGTGCAATTGCAAGAATCAAAAACTACAGAATATTACAAAACACATTTCCACTTTCAATGGCTGCTGACATGAACAAAATATGGGTCATAGTTTGTTATTTAGTTACTTTTCTGCCACCTCTAATAAAGACTGATAGCAAATAA